A single window of Mugil cephalus isolate CIBA_MC_2020 chromosome 1, CIBA_Mcephalus_1.1, whole genome shotgun sequence DNA harbors:
- the LOC125020092 gene encoding uncharacterized protein LOC125020092 isoform X1 yields MSHTDTSNMSHVCHCGFAGKNYRGMRIHQGKMGCMPKGLSIPQSEYYGSLPKLVLAPPLKIKDPWIVDFFNTSVKTEDSSSTSLQVCHCGWSSWTTYHGLRTHQGMMGCTPKGMRIPENEQYMWRDKWEEPYREDSRLFISTPVKEEPSMMSVLQEINTQNNPGADESTVKKETSFFETPQRSHQTVTNSEKVCRALDFSTGLQQVPQPFMTPVLQEINTQNNPAAADTTVKEIEKSFFETPQRSHQTVTNSEKVCRALDFSTGLQQVPQPFMMPAFQEINTQNNPAAADTTFKEIEKSFFETPQRSHQTVTTSEKAFGFSTGLQQVEKLWEHPTITAHETVTGPKKKENDEEKNKERKSLKLQKARHDRVRADLQQKIHVREQKMAEFRTSVTACKGSLDAEWLEVNNVFSEVMRAVEDARQKALQPLEERRQKVKRAERDLVHKLQREIDTLRKTIKELDKNPDWQGSPLTNLDDFTFWENAMVDTSSSFGTLRTATSTMTKQIQDALEKLSPVELKRIPIFAVDVKLDPATAHQSLVLSDNGKKVRDGTKKPKVPDTPERFDLFGSVLGCNSLTSGKSYWEVEVSNKTGWDLGVARGNANRKGNLTLNPENGYWVTVHFEDKKYAALTAPPVQLSLKDKPQKVGVFVDYAEGLVSFYNVTTQSHIYSFTECLFDGEIFPYFSPHLKQDEKNADPLIISPVQKKK; encoded by the exons ATGTCTCATACAGATACGTCCAACATGAGTCACGTTTGCCACTGCGGTTTTGCTGGTAAAAACTACCGGGGTATGAGAATTCACCAGGGGAAGATGGGATGCATGCCAAAGGGGCTGAGCATCCCTCAGAGTGAATACTATGGTTCACTTCCTAAACTTGTTTTGGCTCCtccactgaaaataaaagatcCTTGGATTGTTGACTTCTTCAACACTTCAGTGAAGACTG AAGATTCATCATCCACAAGCCTCCAGGTTTGTCACTGTGGATGGTCCAGTTGGACAACTTACCATGGCCTGAGAACTCACCAGGGAATGATGGGATGCACGCCAAAGGGAATGAGGATCCCTGAGAATGAACAGTACATGTGGAGAGATAAGTGGGAGGAACCTTATCGAGAGGACAGCAGGCTGTTTATCAGTACTCCAGTTAAGGAGGAG CCTTCCATGATGTCAGTGTTGCAGGAGATCAACACCCAAAACAACCCTGGAGCTGATGAAAGCACTGTCAAGAAAGAAACATCGT tctttGAGACCCCACAGCGCTCTCATCAAACCGTCACCAACTCAGAAAAAGTCTGCAGAGCCCTTGACTTCTCCACTGGTCTGCAGCAGGTACCTCag CCTTTCATGACGCCGGTGTTGCAGGAGATCAACACCCAAAACAACCCTGCAGCTGCAGATACCACTGTCAAGGAGATAGAGAAATCAT tctttGAGACCCCACAGCGCTCTCATCAAACCGTCACCAACTCAGAAAAAGTCTGCAGAGCCCTTGACTTCTCCACTGGTCTGCAGCAGGTTCCTCag CCTTTCATGATGCCGGCGTTCCAGGAGATCAACACCCAAAACAACCCTGCAGCTGCAGATACCACTTTCAAGGAGATAGAGAAATCAT TCTTTGAGACCCCGCAGCGCTCTCATCAAACCGTCACCACCTCAGAAAAAGCATTTGGCTTCTCCACTGGTCTGCAGCAG GTGGAGAAACTCTGGGAGCATCCAACCATCACAGCTCATGAAACAGTAACTGGcccaaagaagaaagaaaatgatgaagaaaaaaataaagagaggaaGAGCCTCAAACTACAAAAG GCAAGACATGACAGGGTGAGAGCAGATTTACAGCAGAAAATTCATGTGAGAGAGCAAAAGATGGCTGAATTCAGAACATCTGTTACAGCCTGCAAG GGCAGTTTGGATGCTGAGTGGCTGGAGGTTAACAATGTTTTCTCAGAGGTGATGAGAGCAGTGGAGGATGCTCGGCAGAAAGCCCTTCAGCCTCTAGAGGAGAG GAGACAGAAAGTGAAAAGAGCAGAACGAGACCTGGTTCACAAACTCCAAAGAGAAATTGATACACTTAGAAAGACCATCAAGGAGCTGGACAAAAATCCAGACTGGCAG GGTTCTCCTCTAACAAACCTGGATGATTTTACTTTCTGGGAAAATGCAATGGTTGACACCTCATCCTCCTTCGGGACCCTGAGAACAGCGACTTCAACAATGACAAAACAGATTCAAGACGCACTGGAAAAACTCTCTCCTGTTG AACTGAAGAGGATCCCAATATTTGCAG TGGATGTAAAGCTGGACCCAGCCACTGCACATCAGAGCCTTGTTCTTTCTGATAATGGGAAGAAAGTAAGAGATGGCACAAAGAAGCCCAAAGTTCCTGATACTCCGGAgaggtttgatttgtttggtaGCGTCCTGGGATGCAACAGCTTGACTTCTGGAAAGTCGTACTGGGAGGTGGAAGTCAGCAACAAAACCGGCTGGGATCTGGGTGTAGCAAGGGGCAACGCAAACCGCAAGGGTAACCTCACGCTTAACCCTGAAAATGGTTACTGGGTTACTGTACACTTTGAAGACAAGAAGTATGCAGCCTTGACAGCACCACCAGTCCAACTGTCCCTGAAAGATAAACCTCAAAAAGTGGGGGTGTTTGTAGATTACGCGGAAGGCCTCGTGTCCTTCTACAATGTGACAACCCAGTCTCACATTTACTCCTTTActgagtgtttgtttgatgGTGAGATCTTCCCATACTTCAGTCCTCACCTTAAACAAGATGAGAAAAATGCTGACCCTCTGATTATATCCCCTGTGCAAAAGAAGAAGTGA
- the LOC125020124 gene encoding E3 ubiquitin-protein ligase TRIM35-like has translation MSFVCHCGWSGTTYQGMRIHQGKKGCMLKGLSIPQNEYYGSLPKLVLAPPLKIKDPWIDFFNTDDSSYNLPTSIYQGLTIHQRMMGPAPKGMRIPENEQYIRRHKWEEPYREDSRLFISTPVKEENILISPNLMYQRDAKQDDSIELFNSLIERQQLLMGANLNNDHQGFTTGAQPFPMPALQEINPQNNPGADESTVKKETSFFETPQRTHQTITASEKAPDISTDLQQPFMMPALQEINTQNNPVADETTVKEIEKSLFETPQRSHQTVTTSEKVCRALDFSTDLKKENDKENDKERETQKPQKARHDRMRADLQQNIRVRDQKMAEFRSSVTACKGSLDAEWLEVNAVFSEVMRAVEDARQKALQPLEERRQKVKRAERDLVQKLQREIDTLRETIKELDKNPDWQGSHLTNLDDFTFWENAMVDTSSSFGTLRTVTSTMMKHIQEALEKLSPVELKRIPTFEVDVKLDPATAHQSLVLSDDGKKVRDGTKKPKVPDTPERFDLFGSVLGCNSLTSGKSYWEVEVSNKTGWDLGVARGNTNRKGKLTLNPENGYWVTVHFEDKKYAALTAPPVQLSLKEKPQKVGVFVDYEEGLVSFYNVTTQSHIYSFTECLFGGEIFPYFSPHLKQDEKNADPLIISRVQKKK, from the exons ATGAGCTTCGTTTGCCACTGCGGTTGGTCCGGTACAACCTACCAGGGTATGAGAATTCACCAGGGGAAGAAGGGATGCATGCTGAAGGGGCTGAGCATCCCTCAGAATGAATACTATGGTTCACTTCCTAAACTTGTTTTGGCTCCtccactgaaaataaaagatcCTTGGATTGACTTCTTCAACACTG ATGATTCGTCATACAACTTACCAACTTCAATTTACCAAGGCCTGACAATTCACCAGAGAATGATGGGACCCGCGCCAAAGGGAATGAGGATCCCTGAGAATGAACAGTACATCAGGAGACATAAGTGGGAGGAACCTTATCGAGAGGACAGCAGGCTGTTTATCAGTACTCCAGTTAAGGAGGAG AATATACTCATATCTCCAAACCTGATGTATCAAAGAGATGCCAAGCAAGATGACTCAATAGAGCTCTTCAACTCAT TGATTGAACGCCAACAGCTTCTAATGGGCGCCAACTTGAACAATGACCATCAAGGTTTCACCACTGGTGCACAG CCTTTTCCGATGCCAGCGTTGCAGGAGATCAACCCTCAAAACAACCCTGGAGCTGATGAAAGCACTGTCAAGAAAGAAACATCAT TCTTTGAGACCCCACAACGCACTCATCAAACCATCACCGCCTCAGAAAAAGCCCCTGACATCTCCACTGATCTGCAGCAG CCTTTCATGATGCCGGCGTTGCAGGAGATCAACACCCAAAACAACCCTGTAGCTGATGAAACCACTGTCAAGGAGATAGAGAAATCAT TGTTTGAGACACCGCAGCGCTCTCATCAAACCGTCACTACCTCAGAAAAAGTTTGCAGAGCCCTTGACTTCTCCACTgatctgaagaaagaaaacgaTAAAGAAAATGATAAGGAGAGGGAGACCCAAAAACCGCAAAAG gCAAGACATGACAGGATGAGAGCAGATTTACAGCAGAATATTCGTGTGAGAGATCAAAAGATGGCTGAATTCAGATCATCTGTTACAGCCTGCAAG GGCAGTTTGGATGCTGAGTGGCTGGAGGTCAATGCTGTGTTCTCAGAGGTGATGAGAGCAGTGGAGGATGCTCGACAGAAAGCTCTTCAGCCTCTAGAGGagag GAGACAGAAAGTGAAAAGAGCAGAACGAGACCTTGTTCAGAAACTCCAAAGAGAAATTGATACACTTAGAGAGACCATCAAGGAGCTGGACAAAAATCCAGACTGGCAG GGTTCTCATCTAACAAACCTGGATGATTTTACTTTCTGGGAAAATGCAATGGTTGATACCTCATCCTCCTTCGGGACCCTGAGAACAGTGACTTCAACAATGATGAAACATATTCAAGAGGCACTGGAAAAACTCTCTCCTGTTG AACTAAAGAGGATCCCAACATTTGAAG TGGATGTAAAGCTGGACCCAGCCACTGCACATCAGAGCCTTGTTCTTTCTGATGATGGGAAGAAAGTAAGAGATGGCACAAAGAAGCCCAAAGTTCCTGATACTCCGGAgaggtttgatttgtttggcAGCGTCCTGGGATGCAACAGCTTGACTTCTGGAAAGTCGTACTGGGAGGTGGAAGTCAGCAACAAAACCGGCTGGGATCTGGGTGTAGCAAGGGGCAACACAAACCGCAAGGGTAAACTCACGCTTAACCCTGAAAATGGTTACTGGGTTACAGTACACTTTGAAGACAAGAAGTATGCAGCCTTGACAGCACCACCAGTCCAACTGTCCCTGAAAGAGAAACCTCAAAAAGTGGGGGTGTTTGTAGATTACGAGGAAGGCCTCGTGTCCTTCTACAATGTGACAACCCAGTCTCACATTTACTCCTTTACTGAGTGTTTGTTTGGTGGTGAGATCTTCCCATACTTCAGTCCTCACCTTAAACAAGATGAGAAAAATGCTGACCCTCTGATTATATCCCGTGtgcaaaagaagaagtga
- the LOC125020175 gene encoding complement C1q tumor necrosis factor-related protein 6-like: MKMNFAITLCLIVFCGLSLAQDEDDATECSPCEPGLCDFLIGFGAMTEKLADSETRLKDTEKQIVELQNKERIKVIFSAAVGVGHKNIGPFNTDPTLIYRRVITNIGGAYSQSTGVFTAPVAGVYYFSFFYHAGGEHPVNLRLYKNNELIVDTSDHQSKEDGADNGGNAVSLQLTQGDRVYIRMAANTHVWGGDLPTTFTGYLVAQM; the protein is encoded by the exons ATGAAGATGAATTTTGCCATCACACTGTGTCTTATTGTGTTCTGTGGCTTGAGTTTGGCCCAGGATGAAGATGATGCTACCGAATGTTCGCCATGCGAACCTGGCCTATGTGATTTCCTTATAGGGTTTGGTGCCATGACCGAAAAA CTGGCAGACAGTGAAACCAGGCTCAAGGACACTGAAAAGCAGATTGTGGAGCTGCAAAACAAAG agaGAATCAAGGTAATATTCAGTGCAGCAGTAGGAGTAGGACATAAAAACATTGGGCCGTTCAACACAGACCCAACTTTAATCTACAGAAGAGTGATTACGAACATTGGTGGTGCCTACAGTCAGTCAACAG GTGTCTTCACAGCACCTGTTGCAGGTGTTTATTACTTCTCCTTCTTCTATCATGCTGGAGGAGAACATCCAGTAAATCTGCGGCTCTACAAGAACAATGAACTAATAGTAGACACCTCAGATCACCAGTCAAAAGAGGACGGAGCTGATAATGGAGGAAATGCAGTTTCCCTTCAGCTGACTCAAGGAGACCGTGTGTACATCCGCATGGCTGCTAATACACATGTTTGGGGAGGTGACTTACCCACAACTTTCACTGGTTATTTGGTCGCTCAAATGTGA